One part of the Hyalangium ruber genome encodes these proteins:
- a CDS encoding c-type cytochrome, translated as MKMRFALVLSLSLAATAYAEDTADVWKAKCKSCHGEDGAAKTKMGEKEKIPDMTSATWHKNHSDEKIREYIAEGSKKNPKMKPFKDKLTPEQIDSLVKHIRGMEAK; from the coding sequence ATGAAGATGCGGTTTGCCCTGGTGCTCAGCCTCTCGCTCGCCGCCACCGCGTATGCCGAGGACACCGCCGATGTGTGGAAGGCCAAGTGCAAGTCCTGCCACGGCGAGGACGGCGCGGCCAAGACCAAGATGGGGGAGAAGGAGAAGATCCCCGACATGACCTCGGCCACGTGGCACAAGAACCACTCGGACGAGAAGATCCGCGAGTACATCGCCGAAGGCTCCAAGAAGAACCCGAAGATGAAGCCCTTCAAGGACAAGCTCACTCCGGAGCAGATCGACTCCCTGGTGAAGCACATCCGTGGGATGGAAGCGAAGTAA
- a CDS encoding zinc ribbon domain-containing protein, with product MPLIQFTRNYKDRSNNHGFQFEFYCDKCNNGHMSPFKASSVGIAASVLKAAGSFFGGAVSRAAYAGDHVKDALRGKARDEAYAESVQEAKAHFKNCTRCGHWVCPRNCWNETRNLCESCAPNLAEEAAHIQSKVAVEQAWDKARKVDQVEALDMKATRMAACPHCNASVEGGKFCPECGKPLAAKTSCGKCGAEMGAKAKFCPECGSSRA from the coding sequence ATGCCGCTGATCCAATTCACCCGCAACTACAAAGATCGCTCGAACAACCACGGCTTTCAGTTCGAGTTCTATTGCGACAAGTGCAACAACGGTCACATGTCGCCTTTCAAGGCGAGCAGCGTTGGCATCGCGGCCAGCGTCCTGAAGGCGGCGGGTTCGTTCTTCGGCGGCGCCGTCTCTCGCGCGGCCTACGCGGGCGACCATGTGAAGGACGCGCTGCGCGGCAAGGCGCGGGACGAGGCGTATGCCGAGTCGGTGCAGGAGGCCAAGGCCCACTTCAAGAACTGCACCCGGTGTGGCCACTGGGTGTGCCCGCGGAACTGCTGGAACGAGACGCGCAACCTCTGCGAGTCCTGCGCGCCGAACCTCGCCGAGGAGGCCGCGCACATCCAGTCCAAGGTCGCCGTGGAGCAGGCCTGGGACAAGGCGCGCAAGGTCGATCAGGTGGAGGCGCTGGACATGAAGGCCACGCGCATGGCGGCCTGCCCGCACTGCAACGCCAGCGTCGAGGGCGGCAAGTTCTGCCCTGAATGTGGCAAGCCGCTGGCGGCGAAGACGAGCTGTGGCAAGTGCGGCGCGGAGATGGGGGCCAAGGCGAAGTTCTGCCCGGAGTGTGGCAGCTCTCGCGCCTGA
- a CDS encoding ubiquinol-cytochrome c reductase iron-sulfur subunit gives MSEPSSVPPTRRGFLGAITVLLGGAIAALAAVPVLGSILSPLRPAPRTGNDVPIPVGNVSDFTVGVPRRVELVRSVTDAWSRSEATTVGAAWLTRKADGTFTALSTICPHLGCGVNMDKQRGHFACPCHTSAFAMDGARLEGPAPRGMDPLTVEVRGQAVLVHYRRFKQGISEREEV, from the coding sequence ATGTCTGAGCCCTCCTCCGTTCCCCCCACGCGTCGAGGCTTTCTCGGTGCGATCACCGTGCTGCTCGGCGGCGCCATCGCGGCGCTCGCGGCCGTGCCCGTGCTGGGCAGCATCCTCTCGCCGCTGCGCCCCGCCCCACGCACGGGCAATGACGTGCCCATCCCCGTGGGCAACGTGTCGGACTTCACCGTGGGCGTGCCGCGCCGCGTGGAGCTGGTCCGCTCCGTCACCGACGCCTGGAGCCGCTCCGAGGCCACCACCGTGGGCGCCGCCTGGCTCACCCGCAAGGCCGATGGCACCTTCACCGCCCTGTCCACCATCTGCCCGCACCTGGGCTGCGGGGTGAACATGGACAAGCAGCGCGGCCACTTCGCCTGCCCCTGCCACACCTCCGCCTTCGCCATGGATGGCGCGCGCCTGGAAGGGCCCGCCCCTCGTGGCATGGATCCGCTCACTGTGGAGGTGCGCGGCCAGGCGGTGCTCGTCCACTACCGGCGCTTCAAGCAGGGCATCTCCGAACGGGAAGAGGTGTAG
- a CDS encoding cytochrome b N-terminal domain-containing protein, which produces MLKRFGDWLDSRTGHRALMHSALFERVLGGARWRYVFGSALVVLILLQAVTGIALELYYSPSTTDAWASVNYIETQVQLGSLVRGLHHFGASAIVILVVLHLLQTAWAGAFRAPREVNWLAGFVLMQIILALALTGYLLPWDQKGYWATQVATSIAGTLPLIGEKLQTFLQGGASYGNLTLTRFHTLHVILLPAGLVLFLGIHLALFRKHGVTPPDMPQEELERRAEPFFPKQLFYDTAFAAAVVGTLFFVAFSQGAPLEGPADPSSQYLARPEWYFLPLFQLLKYFEGGAELLGTVVLPGLAMGFMATLPFIHAFLVRRLPQAHRALALVLTLGLAGVGALGALAVASDRKDPAVATMAARAHEEALEARRLATKGVPTAGPLELYRNDPIVWGARVISAQCQSCHQACDTPNYTGSPCLEGYASRAWIARFLRNPRAPHFFGNTKIDEMDAYTGPQESLDALVEFLYSQGERPDVTVALAKKGEELFDGEGCASCHTLDGVGSGMAPDLKGWASHAWTAAFIRTPGAPRFFGELNEMETFDHTRLPEDELRAVTLWLHAQASQPLKFP; this is translated from the coding sequence ATGCTCAAACGCTTCGGCGACTGGCTGGACTCCCGCACCGGCCACCGCGCCCTGATGCACAGTGCCCTTTTCGAGCGTGTGCTCGGCGGGGCGCGCTGGCGCTACGTCTTCGGCTCGGCCCTCGTCGTCCTCATCCTGCTGCAGGCCGTCACCGGCATTGCCCTGGAGCTCTACTACAGCCCGTCCACCACGGACGCGTGGGCCTCCGTCAACTACATCGAGACGCAGGTGCAGCTGGGCTCGCTGGTGCGCGGCCTGCACCACTTCGGCGCCTCGGCCATCGTCATCCTGGTGGTGCTGCACCTGCTGCAGACGGCGTGGGCCGGTGCCTTCCGCGCCCCGCGCGAGGTGAACTGGCTGGCCGGCTTCGTGCTGATGCAGATCATCCTCGCCCTGGCGCTCACCGGCTACCTGCTGCCGTGGGACCAGAAGGGCTACTGGGCCACGCAGGTGGCCACCTCCATCGCCGGTACGCTGCCGCTCATCGGCGAGAAGCTGCAGACCTTCCTCCAGGGCGGAGCCTCCTACGGCAACCTCACCCTGACGCGCTTCCACACCCTGCACGTGATTCTGCTGCCGGCGGGCCTGGTCCTCTTCCTCGGCATCCACCTGGCCCTCTTCCGCAAGCACGGCGTCACCCCACCGGACATGCCCCAGGAAGAGCTGGAGCGCCGCGCCGAGCCCTTCTTCCCCAAGCAGCTCTTCTATGACACCGCCTTCGCCGCGGCGGTGGTGGGCACGCTCTTCTTCGTCGCCTTCAGCCAGGGCGCGCCGCTGGAGGGCCCGGCGGATCCCTCCTCGCAGTACCTCGCCCGCCCCGAGTGGTACTTCCTACCCCTGTTCCAGCTGCTGAAGTACTTCGAGGGCGGCGCCGAACTGCTGGGCACCGTCGTCCTGCCCGGCCTGGCCATGGGCTTCATGGCCACCCTGCCCTTCATCCACGCGTTCCTGGTGCGCCGCCTTCCCCAGGCGCACCGGGCGCTGGCGCTCGTGCTCACCTTGGGTCTCGCGGGCGTGGGCGCCCTGGGCGCGCTCGCCGTGGCCTCGGACCGCAAGGATCCCGCCGTCGCCACCATGGCCGCCCGCGCCCACGAGGAGGCCCTCGAGGCCCGCCGCCTGGCCACCAAGGGTGTACCCACCGCGGGCCCCCTGGAGCTGTACCGCAATGACCCCATCGTCTGGGGCGCGCGCGTCATCTCCGCCCAGTGCCAGTCCTGCCACCAGGCCTGTGACACCCCGAACTACACCGGCAGCCCGTGCCTGGAGGGCTACGCCTCACGCGCCTGGATCGCCCGCTTCCTGCGCAACCCCCGCGCCCCGCACTTCTTCGGCAACACGAAGATCGACGAGATGGACGCCTACACCGGCCCCCAGGAGTCCCTGGACGCGCTGGTCGAGTTCCTCTACTCGCAGGGCGAGCGGCCAGACGTGACGGTGGCGCTGGCCAAGAAGGGCGAGGAGCTGTTCGACGGCGAGGGCTGCGCCAGCTGTCACACCCTGGACGGGGTGGGCAGCGGCATGGCGCCGGACCTGAAGGGCTGGGCCTCCCACGCGTGGACCGCCGCCTTCATCCGCACGCCGGGTGCGCCCCGCTTCTTCGGCGAGCTCAACGAGATGGAGACGTTTGACCACACCCGCCTGCCCGAGGACGAGCTGCGGGCTGTCACCCTCTGGCTCCATGCTCAGGCCTCCCAGCCCTTGAAGTTTCCCTAG
- a CDS encoding putative Ig domain-containing protein, with translation MLVACVVALRCGPSSPDEAGTDSERSGLPLPPIPLAPLPFPALPPPPDAGTPPPSQSKLCAPEGGGTHLAVEGKPLTVTLRCGKGLSTPELRFTVSPLPEGASMDEATGTLSWTPRKDQVAIWSFLITEATTGEAGVLVIAVVDT, from the coding sequence TTGCTGGTCGCATGCGTGGTCGCGCTGCGCTGCGGCCCTTCGTCACCGGACGAGGCAGGGACCGACTCCGAGCGCTCGGGGCTCCCGCTGCCACCGATTCCCCTGGCGCCGCTTCCCTTCCCAGCCCTTCCACCGCCGCCAGACGCGGGCACGCCTCCACCCTCCCAATCCAAGCTCTGTGCGCCGGAGGGAGGCGGGACACACCTGGCGGTGGAAGGGAAGCCGCTGACCGTCACCCTGCGCTGCGGCAAGGGGCTCTCCACGCCCGAGCTGCGCTTCACGGTGTCGCCGCTGCCCGAGGGCGCGAGCATGGACGAGGCGACCGGCACCCTGAGCTGGACTCCGCGCAAGGACCAGGTCGCCATCTGGTCGTTCCTCATCACCGAGGCCACCACGGGAGAGGCGGGCGTCCTCGTGATCGCCGTGGTGGACACCTAG